The following proteins are encoded in a genomic region of Streptococcus equi subsp. equi:
- the hyaD_2 gene encoding glycosyltransferase translates to MKKVSIICTNYNKGPWISEALDSFLAQQTSFDVEIIVIDDASTDYSRQILMDYQASFPDRIRLIVNEVNLGIARTWVKACLEAKGQYIARCDGDDYWTDTLKLQKQVDLLDSSPDSKWSNTDFDFVDTDGKLIQSNAFESGFTPLTDTYEKMLALKGMTMSSTWLVEADLMRAVNQRIDLETSDDTFDIQLELFQSTSLAYLKDSTTVYRMTDNSDSRPAAEEKMLGRIQGLLETQLSYLSKYPTANMEAIAKALLKQDAKNEIRIHQLSHTIHQLRQTLADQEALQAEKIDQLQQQLDHQRQEVEALTHQYNCVVTSRRWRYLSKLLELFRRKK, encoded by the coding sequence ATGAAAAAAGTTTCTATTATTTGCACCAATTATAATAAGGGGCCTTGGATTTCAGAGGCCTTAGACAGCTTTTTAGCCCAACAGACCAGCTTTGATGTTGAAATTATTGTCATTGACGACGCTTCAACAGACTATTCCAGACAGATCCTCATGGACTATCAAGCCAGCTTTCCAGATCGTATACGACTCATCGTTAATGAGGTAAATCTTGGGATTGCAAGAACCTGGGTCAAGGCTTGTTTGGAGGCAAAGGGACAGTATATTGCCAGATGTGATGGTGATGACTATTGGACTGATACTCTCAAGCTACAAAAGCAGGTTGATTTGCTGGATAGCTCACCAGATTCAAAATGGTCTAATACTGACTTTGATTTTGTAGATACTGACGGCAAGCTTATTCAGAGCAATGCCTTTGAAAGTGGCTTTACTCCCTTAACAGACACCTACGAGAAAATGCTTGCTTTAAAAGGAATGACCATGTCATCAACCTGGCTGGTGGAGGCTGATCTGATGAGGGCAGTTAATCAACGCATTGATTTGGAGACGTCAGACGACACTTTTGACATACAATTAGAGCTGTTTCAGTCAACCTCTCTAGCCTATTTGAAGGATTCGACCACTGTTTATCGAATGACGGATAATTCAGATTCAAGGCCGGCAGCAGAGGAAAAAATGCTGGGCCGTATTCAAGGCTTGTTGGAGACCCAGCTGTCCTATTTGTCTAAATACCCTACAGCCAATATGGAAGCTATTGCAAAAGCATTACTAAAGCAGGACGCTAAAAATGAAATTCGGATTCATCAATTAAGTCATACCATTCATCAATTACGACAGACGCTTGCAGATCAGGAGGCTCTACAGGCAGAGAAGATAGATCAGCTACAGCAGCAGCTTGATCATCAAAGGCAAGAGGTTGAAGCGCTAACCCATCAATACAATTGTGTGGTTACCTCACGTCGTTGGAGGTACCTATCAAAGCTGCTTGAGCTTTTTAGGAGGAAAAAATGA